The nucleotide window GATACCGCTGCGATCGCCAACGGTGGAGGATGTCCGATGCCCAACGACGCGACCGCATCACCGGATTCGTTCGAGAACACGCTCACCATCGAGGCGGCCCCGGGAGCCGACTACGAACTCGCGGTCAGCGGGACGCTGGAGTCGAACGCGTCGTTCGGCGCAACCGACGATCCCAACGACGAGCTCACGGGATCGAGTGCGTCCGGACAGGTCGGCGGTGGCGGTCGCGACAGCTACACCTACACGGGAACGATAACGAAGCTCCTGCTGCACGGTGGCGTCAACCTCTATCACGATGGACGGCCGGTCGATCCAGCCGACTATCTGCCCAACACGGTGACGATCGAGAGTCAGTCGAGCGCGACCTACGAGATCACCACCAGCGACGGTATCGCCAAGAGCGAAGCGATGGGTGCGGCCGACCCGAACGACAGCATCGGCGGGCGAACCGCGACTGGACAGGTCGGCAAGGGTGGACGCGACAGCTACGCCTACCCCGGCGAGGTCATCAGTATCGATATCGATGGCGACGCTACCGTCTATCACAACGGCGACGAGATCGACCCCAACGAGTTCGGCGTCGGCGGGACGCTCACGATCGAGGGGGCACCCGGAGCCGATTACGAGATCGAGGCGAACGAATCGCTAAAGCGGACCACGGCGGCCAACGCGACGGTCGATCCGAACGACAGTGTCTCGGGGCAGCGTGCGACGGGACAGGTCGGTGGTGGCGGCCGCGACAGCTATGCGTTCACGAGCGAAATCACACGCCTCGTTCTCGACGGCGGTGCGAACCTCTACTACGACGGCAAGCCGATCGATCCGGCCGACTACCTCCCGAACACGGTGACGATCGAGAGCCAGTCGAGCGCGACCTACGAGATCACCACCAGTGACGGCATCGTCAAGAGCGCGATCATCGGGCCAGCGGATCCGAACGACAGCATCAACGGTCGGACCGCCGCTGGACAGGTCGGCAAGGGTGGACGCGACAGCTACGCCTACCCCGGCGAGATCACCAATATCGACATCGACGGCGATGCCACCGTCTATCGCAACGAGACGGTGCTCGAAACGCCCGAACAGCTCTGATCGGTAGCGGCCGAGGCGGCTCTACAGCGACGAACGATCGTCGTGATTGCTCGATTCCCACACCGAATCAGCCACGGCCGTCCGAGATCGGTTCGACGAAAACGGACGCGATCGTCCCGCTCCACTCCGATTCCCTCATTAACTCGATACGTAGTAAACGTTTTACCCACGGCGCTCGATCCATGCATATGGCTACCGCATCGGCCGCAAACGATCGAGAGCCGTTCATCGACGGGGAGTGGCAAGGTGGCGACGCGGTCATCGACGTGACCGATCTCGCCGATGGCGGCGTGTTCGCCCGGGTGAGTGCAGCGGACCAGAGTCAGGCCGAAAGCGCACTCGCGGCCGCCGAAGACGCACAGTCCGCGCTCGCCGCGACGACGGTGCCCGAGCGCGTCGCGTGGCTCGAAACGATCGCGGCGGAACTGCGCGAACGGAAGGCCGAACTGGCGGAAATCATCGTCCGCGAAGCGGGCAAACCAATCGCCAGCGCGCGCGGCGAGGTCGAATCGGCCGCCGAGCGCTTCGAGCGCGCCGTCGGCGAGGCACGCGATCTCACCGGTGAGTATCGGGAGGGAACTACCGCGGGCCACGAGGGCTGGCAGGCGATCACCACACCCGAACCGATCGGCACAGTGTTGTGCATCACGCCGTACAACTACCCGCTCTCGACGACTGCGCTCCAGGTCGCGCCCGCGCTCGCCGCCGGCAACAGCGTCGTCCTGAAACCCGCAAGCAAGACACCCGTGAGCGCCGCGATCCTGACGGAGATCATCAGTGCGACCGATATCCCCGAGGGCGGGTTCAACTTCGTTCCGGGCCACGCGAGCGAGATCGGCGACGTGCTTTCCGGTTCGTCGGCCGTGAACGCGATCGCGATGACCGGTTCGTCGGCCGCGGGCGAGCACGTCGCGCGCGAGAGCAGGATCGTCAACCTCCACATGGAGCTCGGCGGCAACGCGCCCGCCGTGGTGTTCCCCGACGCCGATCTCGACGCGACCGCTGGGGACTGTGCGAAGGGTGCGCTCAAGTACGCCGGCCAGCGCTGCTCGGCGGTCAGCCGCGTGCTCGCTCACGAAGAGATCCACGACGACCTCGTCGAAGCGATCGACGACGCGATGGACGAGTGGCCCGCCGGCGACCTCTTCGACGAGGAGACGGCCCTCGGCCCGCTGATCTCCGCGGAGCAGGCCGACTGGGTCGAGGAACTCATCCAGGACGCCCGCGGGAAGGGCGCGCGCCTCGTCCGCGGCGGCGAACGCGACGGCCGATTCGTCGAGCCGACACTGCTCGCCGACGTCCCGCGCGACGCGCGCATCGTTCGCGAGGAGCAGTTCGGGCCGGTGATCCCCGTGACCAAGATCGAAAACGAAGACGACGCCGTTTCGGTGGCGAACGCGAGCGACCTCGCGCTCGATGCGGCGGTGTTCACCGCCGATCACGACCGCGCGATGGACATTGCAGAACGGATCGACGCCGGCGCGGTCCGGATCAACGGCGCGCCGTCACACGGTCTCGGCGACATCCCCTTCGGCGGCAACAAGCGGTCGGGCATCAATCGCGAGGGGATCGACGTGAGCATCGAGCAGTTCGTCCGGCGGAAGTCGATCGTTCTCTGATCGGGAAAACAGCTGTATCCGTCGATAAGCGACCGCGCCGTGCTCACCGGCGTTCGATACGGAGTTCGTGCGCCTCGATGTCCTCGTAGGTGGCGGCCTGTCCGCCGACCGAGATCGTGCCCGCATCCGTTTCGACGGTGAGACGCGCCGTCAGGTTCGTCGTGTTGCTCTCGATATCGACGACCGGGCCGGCGACCGATCGGCGCTCGCCGGTCTCGACGTCCCGCCCCTCGACGTGGGCGTCGAACTCGCCGTCGCTTTCGACGAGATCGGCCACACACCGTCGTATCGAGGCGTAGCGCCGCGGGAACGAGCGCCCATCGCCGCGATCGAGCAGCACGTCGGCAGTCGTCCAGAGGAGTGTGTCGAAGAATCCAGACACCAGAAAACCGAGTTCTGAACGGTTGAAGACGACGCCGTAGCGCTCGCGATCGGCGACGAGCGCGTCCTGTGTGGCGTAGACCGCGTGGGTGCCGTCGGCGACCGCGAGGATCGGGGTGGTGATGCCGTGGCGGGCACGGACGGCAGTCGCGATCGCCGTGTAGTCGTAGTCGTCGGGCGAAGGGACGTCGATGGCGGGCGTGAGGAGCAGCTCGATCGTCACACCGTCCTCACGGCGAGTAGCCAGCGCGTCCTCGAAGCGCTCAACGAGCGCGGGCGTCAGCGAGAGGTTGAGCTCGTACTCGGCGTTCTCGATCGCCGTCTCGAGATAGCGGAGGATCGTCGGGCGGGATTTGACGAGCGAGGCCGCCTCGGCGTCGCGTGCCGGCGTCGTGTATCGGCTTTCGAGATCGCCGACGAGCGTGTCGAGCGACGCGTGGATGTCGCCGAACGCATCCTCGGGATCGATGGCGAGCACCTCGATCGGGCGCGATTCCTTGAGTTCGACGAGTCCACGCTCTTCGAGGTCCCGGACGGTGTCGTAGACGCGTGGCTGGGGGATGTCGGTCCGCTCGGTGATCGCCGCGGCGGTCAGACGGCCGTGATCGAGAACGGCGAGGTAAGCGCTCGTCTCGTACTCGCTTAGGTCGAAGCGCTCGTTGATCCGCGCGAGTTCCCCACCGAGATCCTCGGAAGCCATGCCCCCTCCTACAGAGACGACCCAATTGAGGTCTGTGATTCGCCCGCAATGGTCATCGATCGCTGCTGCACGGCATCTCGTCCTCACTCGTCCCACGACCGACGGCCGACCGTCGATGCACCCAGCCGACGATGTTACCCGAAATCGTCCGTCCGCTCCGATTTCCGTGCAATGGCGATGAACGTCACGCCGCCGTCGAAGGTGGCCACCTTCGTCGATGCGAACCGATCGGTGAGTTGCGCCGGAATATCGGTGTCGGGAAACCAGTTCGTGGCCCACTTCGCAAGCGGAACGACCACGGGGTTGAGCAGTGTCCACGGGAATGTTTGGAACGGTTGCGCGTCGAGCACCACGATCCGACCGCCGGGGCGCAGCGCTCGGTAGGCAGCCTCGATCGCCCGCTCCGACTCCGGCATCGCACTCAGCGACATCGAGGCGTACACCGCATCGAACGCCCCGTCGGCGATCCCGGGCCGGCCCGCATCGCCACGGAGGACGTGGACGTTCGCCCAGCCCTTGTCGCGTGCTCGCCGACGGGCCTGGCGAGCCATCCCGAGGCTGTAGTCGAGGCCGACGACGCGCCCCGCGCTCCCGACGCGGGTTCGGAGCGCTGCGAAGGAGTTGCCCGGTCCACAGCCGAGTTCGAGCACTCGCTCGCCCGAATCGAGCGAGAGCGATTCCATCGCCCGCTCGCGGCGCTCGGACTCGCGGCCCAGGAAGGCGATGTCGTAGAGTCGACCGAACAGATTTCGATGACGACTCCACCAGTCGTAGAGTCCCTGTCCGCGACGGCTCACGAGCCGATCATACCTCGGTGACGTGTCTCAGGCACGGACGGGAATCGTATCCGTTGGGAAATAAAACCCGGCGCATTTTGGGCTCGTCTCATCCAATTCATTCCAAATATTTCACCCACACATCATAAATAGAGGCACTGCTAGATTGAGGTTGAACTGAACGGAGTCCTTCGAGGCGGTTGGAACGATGCTCGAAGAACTCCAGGTGGAGGTCACGAACTCTCCAGATGTACCGTTTTTGGACGCGGATCGGACGAGCACGCCAGCCTGGCTAATCAGGCTGGCGTGCGCTGCTCACGCCGCTGCGGCGTCGTTGGCCGAGTGTCGCGACCTCTACGAGTGGTTCGGCGTCAGCCGAACCCGAGCCGCCATCCACCACTGGTACCAGTCCTACGCCGAGCACTACGACCAGGACTTCACCGCCGCACCGGATCGCGTTGCCGTCGATGAGAAACAAATCCAGCTCGAAAACGAGCAGAACGTCTGGCTCTACGCAGCCATCGACATCGATTCGAAAGTCGTGCTCCATGCACGACTTTCTCAGCATCGCGGGACAGAGCCCGCAACGACGTTTCTCCGCGAACTCAAAGAGGAACACCGCGTCGGAGATGCGGAGTTCCTCGTCGACGGCATGGGCTACCTGACGGCGCTGGCCAAAACCGACCTTCTCGGCGACCTCAACTACACCGACCGTAACATCGTCGAGAAGCTGTTCCAGACCTACACCATGCGCGTCGAGCGATTTCACGAAACGTGGAACGGCAGTCAGCCAGCGCTCGGCGCTTGGCTGACTGCCTACACCGCCTATTACAACCACTCTCGGAGCCACCAAGCGCTGGAGAACCAGCCGCCGGTCGAAGCACTCGAACTGAAGGGTTCAATCTAGCAGTGCCAAACGTTGAGATATCTTCGTTGTCTGAATTGTCATACTCTCGCCGGCTGCTCATGATCCATAGCGCTACAATGGAGAGCGGTATTGATCCAAATATAGATATGATCCCATATGTGGTGAGTGGATTCTCAATGAATGAAAGCAGACGATAAAGTATCAAGCCGGTTCCGAATATGATGAATACTAAACTGTATTCGAGAAGTCTGATTTCGTTTATCCTGAATGAGCCCATCTCGATTTTCTCCCCTGTATCTCTGGAAATAACAATTTCTATTAGGACAATAAACGCTGGTATTATAACGGCGACAAATTGGAGAATAGAGTAAATCGCTTTTTCCAATCATGATTCGAAGGAACGTTAGACTATGGTAAGAGTGGTTCGAAATCAACAACCGCTATTCCAGTAGCCGAAACTGATTTTGCTAGTTGTCCGGACTGTAGTTCGGCGCTTCGTCGGTGATAACGACGTCGTGGGCGTGGCCCTCGGTCTGGCCGGCCGCCGAGACGCGGACGAACTCGGAGCGGCGCTTGAACTCGGGGATCGTTTCGGCCCCGACGTAGCCCATCCCGCTTTTCATCCCGCCGACGAGCTGGAAGAGCTCGCTCTCGACGCTGCCCTTGTACGGTGTCGCGGCCTCGACACCTTCGGGGACGTAGTCCTCGTCCTCGTCGGTGTCCTTGAGATAGCGCTCGCCACCGCCGGACTGCATCGCACCGACCGAGCCCATCCCCCGGTACTGCTTGTATCGCTTGCCGTTCATCGTCACCACGCGGCCCGGAGCCTCGTCGGTGCCGGCGAAGTACGACCCGAGCATGACGGCGTCCGCACCCGCCGCGATCGCCTTGATCGCGTCACCCGAGTAGCGGATGCCACCGTCCGCGATCACGGGGATGTCGTGTTCGCTGGCGACGTCGGCGACCTGCGCGACGGCGGTGATCTGGGGCATTCCCGTGCCCGTGACCACGCGCGTCGTACAGATCGAGCCTGGCCCGATGCCGACCTTGATCCCGTCGGCGAACCCGACGAGCGCCTCGGCGGCCTCGCGCGTCCCGACGTTGCCGACCACGACGTCGGCCTCGACGCTCTCCTCGATCTCTCGGGCGCTCTCGATGACGTTGCGATTGTGCGCGTGCGCGCAATCGATGAAGAGTACGTCGGCACCGGCCGCGTCGACGGCGGTGGCGCGCTCGCTCTCGAACGGGCCGACGGCGACGCCGACGCGCAGCCGCCCCGCGTCGTCGCGGGCGGCCGAATCGTACTCGCGGCGCTGGAGGATCCCCTGCATCGTCACCAGTCCCGTGAGGTGGTTGCCGTCGTCGACGATCGGCACGCGCTCGATCTTGTGCTCGTACATGAGTTCGAGCGCGTTGCGGGCATCGACGTCCTCGGGGGCAGTGATGACCTCGTCGGTCATCGCTTCGCGCACCTCGTCACGATCGCCGACTTCCAGATACGGTCGGATGTCGGTCGCGGAGATGATCCCCAGAACCTCGTCGTCGCCGCTCACGACGGGCGCGCCGCTGACACCCTCCTCTTCCATCATCGCGTCGACCTCTCGGACGGTTTGATCGGGGCTCGCGGTCACGACCTCGCGGATGACCAGTTCGTCGGCGCGCTTGACGCGATCGACTTCCGCGACGGTCTCCTCGACGTTCATGTTCTGGTGGAGCACGCCGAGCCCGCCCCGACGCGCCATCGCGATCGCCAGCTCGCTCTCGGTGACGGTGTCCATCGCGGCCGAAAGCACGGGGACGGAGAGTTCGACCGACGTCGAGACGCGGCTCGCGGTGTCTGCGTCGTCGGGTTCGACACGGCTCTCCTTCGGGCGGAGCAGGACGTCGTCGAACGTGAGCGCTTCGGGCACGCGGAGTTTCTCGGAGAACGGCTCCGAACGATTAGTCGCCATGTAATCGGTGTGGGACCCCGAATCAAAAACGTTCCGAGAGACCCGGAACTATGCCGATCGTTCATGGGGTTCGTGTGGTCGCGTCTCACAGAACGCTTATGATTGTAACAGTAGTTGTTCGTGTATGGACGTCGCCAGTCCGCCAACCGCACGCATCGCCGCCCCGACGACCCTCGATACCGCGGTCGCCTCGATTTTTACAGCGGCATGCAAACTCACGCTGGCGACGCGAGTCACGAACGGCTGGCGCAGTTCCCCGAACCGTGACTCACACCACCCGTCGGCTCCGGGAAAGAGCCACGCTTCGCCGTGAGTCACTCCCAACACCCGGTCGCGCTCCGCCTCGAGCAGCGCGTCGGCGGCGCGGCCCGCCTGCTGGCGACCGTGATGGCGCTCCCGCTCGTCGACGGTATCTTCCCCGCGATGGTGCTCGCGGGCGCGCTCTCCGATCCGATCGGCATCCTCGAGGTCGGGCTGCTGGTCTTCGGTGGCAGCGCGACCGTCGCGGTGATCCTCGCCGAGATGAGCGGCAGCCGCCGCGAGCGCGTCGAGACGACGCTCGCCGTCGGCGTGGTCGTCCTCGTGCTCGCCGGCGTCGAGGCGGCGCTCGCACCGACGATCGAGAGCCTGCTCGATCTCGTCGTGTTCGAGCGGTTCGCCGCGCTGGTCATCCTCGCGATCGCCGCCAAGACCGCGAGCGCGCGCGTCGGCGAATATCTCCCGCGCCCGGCGGTCATCGTCGGATTGGGGATGGTCGCGAGCCTCGACCCCGCGAACGCACAGCTCGTCCTGGTGCCCGACCCCACCCTCGTTCTCCGGGGCGTGGCGGCCGCCGGAACGGGCGTGGCCTTCGCGCTCGCGGTCGCCGTCACCAGTCCGTGGCTGCACGATGCCGTGGATATCGATCGATTCCGCTTCGGTAGCGCGGTCGCGCTCGGCGTGCTCGGGCTCTCGGTGCTCGGGCTCGTTCCCGACGACGCACCGCTCGCGCTGGCGGTACTCGGGGTCACGACG belongs to Halococcus qingdaonensis and includes:
- a CDS encoding aldehyde dehydrogenase family protein, which gives rise to MATASAANDREPFIDGEWQGGDAVIDVTDLADGGVFARVSAADQSQAESALAAAEDAQSALAATTVPERVAWLETIAAELRERKAELAEIIVREAGKPIASARGEVESAAERFERAVGEARDLTGEYREGTTAGHEGWQAITTPEPIGTVLCITPYNYPLSTTALQVAPALAAGNSVVLKPASKTPVSAAILTEIISATDIPEGGFNFVPGHASEIGDVLSGSSAVNAIAMTGSSAAGEHVARESRIVNLHMELGGNAPAVVFPDADLDATAGDCAKGALKYAGQRCSAVSRVLAHEEIHDDLVEAIDDAMDEWPAGDLFDEETALGPLISAEQADWVEELIQDARGKGARLVRGGERDGRFVEPTLLADVPRDARIVREEQFGPVIPVTKIENEDDAVSVANASDLALDAAVFTADHDRAMDIAERIDAGAVRINGAPSHGLGDIPFGGNKRSGINREGIDVSIEQFVRRKSIVL
- the trmB gene encoding HTH-type sugar sensing transcriptional regulator TrmB codes for the protein MASEDLGGELARINERFDLSEYETSAYLAVLDHGRLTAAAITERTDIPQPRVYDTVRDLEERGLVELKESRPIEVLAIDPEDAFGDIHASLDTLVGDLESRYTTPARDAEAASLVKSRPTILRYLETAIENAEYELNLSLTPALVERFEDALATRREDGVTIELLLTPAIDVPSPDDYDYTAIATAVRARHGITTPILAVADGTHAVYATQDALVADRERYGVVFNRSELGFLVSGFFDTLLWTTADVLLDRGDGRSFPRRYASIRRCVADLVESDGEFDAHVEGRDVETGERRSVAGPVVDIESNTTNLTARLTVETDAGTISVGGQAATYEDIEAHELRIERR
- a CDS encoding class I SAM-dependent methyltransferase, giving the protein MSRRGQGLYDWWSRHRNLFGRLYDIAFLGRESERRERAMESLSLDSGERVLELGCGPGNSFAALRTRVGSAGRVVGLDYSLGMARQARRRARDKGWANVHVLRGDAGRPGIADGAFDAVYASMSLSAMPESERAIEAAYRALRPGGRIVVLDAQPFQTFPWTLLNPVVVPLAKWATNWFPDTDIPAQLTDRFASTKVATFDGGVTFIAIARKSERTDDFG
- a CDS encoding DDE-type integrase/transposase/recombinase, giving the protein MLEELQVEVTNSPDVPFLDADRTSTPAWLIRLACAAHAAAASLAECRDLYEWFGVSRTRAAIHHWYQSYAEHYDQDFTAAPDRVAVDEKQIQLENEQNVWLYAAIDIDSKVVLHARLSQHRGTEPATTFLRELKEEHRVGDAEFLVDGMGYLTALAKTDLLGDLNYTDRNIVEKLFQTYTMRVERFHETWNGSQPALGAWLTAYTAYYNHSRSHQALENQPPVEALELKGSI
- the guaB gene encoding IMP dehydrogenase → MATNRSEPFSEKLRVPEALTFDDVLLRPKESRVEPDDADTASRVSTSVELSVPVLSAAMDTVTESELAIAMARRGGLGVLHQNMNVEETVAEVDRVKRADELVIREVVTASPDQTVREVDAMMEEEGVSGAPVVSGDDEVLGIISATDIRPYLEVGDRDEVREAMTDEVITAPEDVDARNALELMYEHKIERVPIVDDGNHLTGLVTMQGILQRREYDSAARDDAGRLRVGVAVGPFESERATAVDAAGADVLFIDCAHAHNRNVIESAREIEESVEADVVVGNVGTREAAEALVGFADGIKVGIGPGSICTTRVVTGTGMPQITAVAQVADVASEHDIPVIADGGIRYSGDAIKAIAAGADAVMLGSYFAGTDEAPGRVVTMNGKRYKQYRGMGSVGAMQSGGGERYLKDTDEDEDYVPEGVEAATPYKGSVESELFQLVGGMKSGMGYVGAETIPEFKRRSEFVRVSAAGQTEGHAHDVVITDEAPNYSPDN
- a CDS encoding DUF5794 domain-containing protein; this encodes MSHSQHPVALRLEQRVGGAARLLATVMALPLVDGIFPAMVLAGALSDPIGILEVGLLVFGGSATVAVILAEMSGSRRERVETTLAVGVVVLVLAGVEAALAPTIESLLDLVVFERFAALVILAIAAKTASARVGEYLPRPAVIVGLGMVASLDPANAQLVLVPDPTLVLRGVAAAGTGVAFALAVAVTSPWLHDAVDIDRFRFGSAVALGVLGLSVLGLVPDDAPLALAVLGVTTLLAFDPGEVDEESGEATAEETAASTTADEETDIGPDRAPWL